A region of Ictidomys tridecemlineatus isolate mIctTri1 chromosome 4, mIctTri1.hap1, whole genome shotgun sequence DNA encodes the following proteins:
- the LOC101969374 gene encoding olfactory receptor 52Z1P, translating to MTMSLNQTNIRDIWYTMTGIPGLEEAHIWISIPICFMYLVAILGNTLLLFLIFTERSLHEPMYLFLSMLALADILLSTVTTPKMLAIFWFQAGGISFGNCVSQMFFLHLIFVAESAILLAMAFDRFVAICHPLRYSTILTPSVIGKMGAAAVTRSFFICFPLVFLVYRLHYCGKNIIRHSYCEHMGIARLACDSIKVNIYYGVIVALFSTCLDVVLIIISYALILCTVFRIPSWDARLKALGTCGSHVCVILLFYTPAFFSFFAHRFGGHSIPLHVHILLANLYVVVPPTLNPIIYGVKTKQIQDRVIQIFYLNKTLC from the coding sequence ATGACAATGTCTTTAAATCAAACCAACATCAGAGACATCTGGTACACCATGACTGGGATCCCAGGACTGGAAGAGGCACACATATGGATTTCCATCCCCATTTGTTTCATGTACCTAGTGGCTATTCTGGGCAACACTCTCTTGTTATTCCTGATCTTCACTGAGCGCAGTCTTCATGAACCTATGTACCTCTTCCTCTCCATGTTGGCCCTGGCAGATATCTTGCTCTCCACAGTTACCACACCAAAGATGCTAGCAATCTTCTGGTTCCAAGCTGGGGGTATTTCCTTTGGTAACTGTGTGTCTCAGATGTTTTTCCTTCACTTAATCTTTGTGGCAGAGTCGGCTATATTGTTGGCCATGGCATTTGACCGTTTTGTGGCCATCTGTCATCCACTAAGATACTCGACCATTCTAACACCCTCAGTCATTGGAAAAATGGGTGCTGCAGCAGTAACTAGGAGTTTCTTCATCTGCTTCCCCTTGGTTTTTCTGGTATATCGGCTCCATTACTGTGGAAAGAACATTATTCGTCATTCATACTGTGAACATATGGGCATTGCTAGATTGGCCTGTGATAGCATCAAAGTGAACATCTACTATGGGGTGATTGTGGCCCTGTTTTCCACATGCCTAGATGTGGTACTAATCATCATCTCCTATGCTCTTATACTTTGTACTGTGTTTAGAATCCCTTCCTGGGATGCCCGACTCAAGGCTCTGGGTACTTGTGGTTCCCATGTCTGTGTCATCCTCTTGTTCTATACAccagcttttttttccttctttgctcaCCGGTTTGGGGGACATAGCATACCCCTGCATGTGCATATCCTCCTTGCTAATCTTTATGTAGTGGTACCACCCACCCTGAACCCCATCATCTATGGAGTTAAGACCAAGCAAATCCAGGACAGAGTTATTCAGATCTTTTATTTGAACAAGACACTTTGTTAA
- the LOC101969666 gene encoding olfactory receptor 52A1, whose amino-acid sequence MFLSNVTVFMPSVLTLIGIPGLESVQSWIGIPFCAMYILAMIGNSLLLFIIKSEPSLHEPMYIFIGMLGVTDIVLVSSIMPKMLGIFWFHAQEIYFDSCLLQMWFIHTFECIESGILLAMALDRYVAICYPLRYATIFTHKLVAQLGAVVVLRAAILAAPCLLLIKYRFQFYHTTVISHTYCEHMAIVKLAVENIRINKIYGLFVAFTVSGFDLTFITFSYSQIFVTVFHLPQKEARLKAFNTCIAHICVFLQLYFLAFFSFFTHRFGSHIPPYIHILFSSMYLLVPPFLNPLVYGVKTKQIRVSVVKMCCP is encoded by the coding sequence ATGTTCCTCTCCAACGTGACAGTCTTCATGCCCTCTGTCTTGACactaattgggatcccaggccTAGAGTCTGTGCAGAGCTGGATTGGGATACCATTCTGTGCCATGTATATCCTGGCCATGATTGGAAATTCTTTGCTTCTGTTTATCATCAAATCAGAGCCCAGCCTCCATGAGCCCATGTACATTTTTATAGGCATGCTAGGAGTCACAGATATTGTACTTGTTAGCAGCATTATGCCCAAGATGCTTGGAATCTTCTGGTTTCATGCACAAGAAATCTATTTTGACTCCTGCTTGCTTCAAATGTGGTTCATCCATACATTTGAGTGTATCGAGTCAGGTATCCTTCTAGCCATGGCCCTGGACCGGTATGTGGCCATCTGTTATCCACTGAGATATGCCACCATCTTTACTCACAAGCTGGTTGCTCAACTAGGAGCTGTTGTAGTACTCAGGGCTGCCATTCTTGCAGCACCTTGCCTACTATTGATAAAGTATCGGTTTCAGTTTTATCACACAACAGTCATCTCCCACACCTACTGTGAGCATATGGCCATTGTGAAACTAGCTGTAGAAAATATCAGGATTAACaaaatctatggtttgtttgtggcCTTTACTGTTTCAGGGTTTGACCTCACATTCATCACTTTTTCCTACAGCCAGATATTTGTCACAGTTTTTCATTTGCCCCAGAAGGAGGCTAGGTTGAAAGCCTTCAATACCTGCATAGCTCACATCTGTGTCTTTCTCCAGCTGTACTTCCTggccttcttctctttcttcacaCATAGGTTTGGTTCTCACATCCCCCCTTATATCCATATTCTCTTTTCTAGCATGTACCTGCTGGTCCCTCCATTTCTAAACCCACTGGTCTATGGTGTAAAGACCAAGCAGATCCGTGTTAGTGTGGTAAAAATGTGCTGTCCATAA
- the LOC101969949 gene encoding LOW QUALITY PROTEIN: olfactory receptor 51L1 (The sequence of the model RefSeq protein was modified relative to this genomic sequence to represent the inferred CDS: deleted 2 bases in 2 codons), with protein MGASNSTSTLSSIFYLTGIPGYEEFHLWISIPFCLFYLVGITDNCIILHIVRTDPRLHEPMYYFLAMLSLSDMGMSLPTMISLLRVLWSISKEIPFNICVIQMFLIHTFSFTESSVLLAMALDRYVAICHPLRYANILTPKLIAKIGISALLRSAILIIPLLVSLAFFPFCHSHVLSHSYCLHQDIIHLTCADTKFNVIYGLVLITMLWGMDSLGILVSYVFILHSVLRIASREGRLKALNTCVSHICAVLILYVPMIGLSIVHRFAKHSSPLTHIFMAHIYLMVPPVLNPIIYSVKTKQIRQGVLHLILPRKISSTVM; from the exons ATGGGAGCCTCAAACTCCACCAGTACCCTGTCCTCCATATTCTATCTCACAGGGATCCCTGGCTATGAAGAATTTCACCTCTGGATTTCCATCCCCTTCTGCCTCTTCTACCTTGTTGGAATAACAGACAACTGCATCATCCTGCATATTGTCCGGACAGACCCCAGGCTCCATGAGCCCATGTATTACTTCCTGGCCATGCTCTCCCTCAGTGACATGGGCATGTCCCTGCCCACAATGATATCACTCTTACGGGTGTTGTGGTCTATTTCCAAGGAGATCCCGTTCAATATCTGTGTCATCCAAATGTTTTTGATTCACACTTTCTCCTTCACTGAATCATCAGTTCTCTTGGCCATGGCCCTTGACCGGTATGTAGCTATCTGTCACCCTCTGCGATATGCTAATATTCTCACCCCAAAGCTTATTGCCAAGATTGGAATTTCAGCCCTGCTCAGAAGTGCTATTCTAATAATTCCACTCCTGGTCAGTCTGGCCTTCTTTCCCTTCTGCCACTCCCATGTCCTTTCTCATTCCTACTGTCTGCACCAGGACATCATCCACCTCACCTGTGCTGACACCAAGTTTAATGTCATATATGGGTTGGTTTTGATTACCATGCTGTGGGGCATGGACTCTCTGGGTATTTTAGTTTCTTATGTCTTCATCCTTCATTCAGTGTTGAGGATTGCATCCCGT GAGGGGAGGCTTAAGGCTCTTAACACGTGTGTGTCCCACATCTGTGCTGTGCTCATTCTCTATGTGCCCATGATAGGCTTATCTATTGTCCATCGTTTTGCCAAACATTCCTCTCCCCTT ACACACATCTTCATGGCTCATATCTACTTAATGGTTCCACCTGTGCTCAACCCAATCATCTACAGTGTGAAGACCAAACAGATCCGCCAAGGAGTCCTTCACCTGATTCTCCCCCGCAAAATCAGTTCTACTGTGATGTAG